CGCACCTCAATGGTGATGCCCTCCTCGCCCGCCAGGAGACGTTCGAGCAGAAACTGACCCCGAGGTGCGCGCGTGCGGATCGTCATCCCCGGGATCTGCCCCTCCAGGCGCGAGCGCAGATCCCGGGCGATGTCCTCGTTGGAGCGCTGTCTCTCGGCCGCTGGTGTCAGCGACAGGCGAATCTCACCCTGCGCCTTAGGACTTCCGCGCGTACCGGAGGTCACCACCGATACCACCGATGAAACCGCTTCGGGTACCGCGTCGTAGACGTTGTCCTCCATCACCCTGGTCTGGCGGTCGATGAGATCCAGGCGGGTCCCTACCTCCATCTCGCCTGTCACACGTACCTCGCCCTCGTCGCTGGGCGGCAGGAACTCGGTGCCGATGTAGGGCAGCAGCAGAAGACTGGCGGCGAATAAACTCGCTGAAGCAGCGATGGTCAACAGCCGATGCCGCAGTGCGGCCTGAAGCAGATTTCCATAGCCACGTTCCATGGCTGCGAATCCGGCTCCAGCCCGCGCGGACACCCTGGCGGCCCAGGTGCCGCCCGTCCGCACAACGCGTCCGGCCAGTAGCCGGGAAGCCAGCATCGGCACCAGACTGAGCGCCACCAACAGGGAACAGAACAGGGAGAACATGATCACATAGGCCAGTTCCTTGAACAGCACACCTGGAACACCCCGAACGAACGCCAGGGGCAGGAAGATGGTCAGCGTGGTCACAGTGCCGGCGATCACCGCCGAAGCCACCTCCTTTGTGCCCGACACGGCCGCCTCTTCCGGCGACTCGCCCAGTTCCTGGTGTCGACGGTAGATGTTTTCGAGCACCACCACCGAGCTGTCCACCATCATCCCCACACCCAGGGCGAGTCCTCCCAGTGTCATCAGGTTAAGCGTGAAGCCGCCGAAATAGAGCAACGCGAAGGTAGCCACCACGGAGATGGGGATGGCCAGGGAGATCACGATGGTACTGCGCAGGTTTCTCAGAAAAAACAGCAGCACCAGTACCGCCAAGGCCCCACCGTAGAGTACCGACCGTGTCACATTGGTAATGGACCGTTCGATGAAGTTGCCCTGATTGATGACGGGCACGATGCGGACCTGCGGAAACGCCCGGTTGAGTCTGTCGACCTCCGCCAACACCTGCCGTGCAACCTCCACCGTGTTGGCCCCGGCCTGTTTACGGATCGCCACGCGCAGCCCGCGCTCGCCGTTGACCCGGATCATGCGGGTCAGCTTCTCGTAGGTGTCCTCGACCTTCGCGATCTGCCCCAGTGTGACCAACGAACCGTCCCGCTCGCTGATCACCGTGTTACGGATCTCGTCCAGATCGGCGAATTCAGCGGGGGCCCGCAGGGTCACCTCGTAGCGCCCGCGCTCGATCTTGCCCGCGGGGAGATCCAGGTTCGCATCGCGAATCGACGTCAGGATTTCGTTAAACGACAATGCCAGCGCGCTGACCCTGCCCGGATCAAGCGCCACCCTCACCTCTCGGGTAAAGCCGCCCCATGGGTCCACCTGGGCAACCCCGGGGATGCGCGCGAAGCGGTATCGGACCTGGTCCTCGACGAACTGCGTGAGTTCGACCGGGTCCAGCGGACTGGAAATCCCGAGCAGGACGACCGGAAAGGTATCGACGTCGAATTTGGAGACCCGCGGTCCGACGATCTCGTCTGGCAACTCACTGATCTCGTCCTCCAGGGTGGCGCGAACGTCCGCCGCCACGGAATCGATGCTGGAGCCCCAGGCAAAACTGACCCGCACGCTGCTGTTTCCCTCGTAGGACTGCGAGGTCATCTCCACCACCCCAGGCACGGTCGCCACGATCTCCTCCACGATCTGTGAGACCATGCGCTCCATCACGATCGGGTCCGCACCTTCGTATTCGGTGCGGACCGTGAGCGTCGGTAACTCGATGCTGGGTAAGAGGTCGATCTGCAGGCGGCTGAGCGCCACCGCGCCCAAAACCACGACGATCAACGTCGCCATGGTGGTAAGCACCGGTCTGCGTACGCTCGCGAGCGCCAGGTTCATGGAGCGGTGACCGTACGCTCCCCGGAGATACGGATGGATGCGCCGTCTTCGAGCATCTGCTGACCCAGGACGACGACCTTCCCCTCGAGGCCTTCACCCTGTATCTGGACTCGATCGCCCTGACGGATACCCGGCCGCACCTCGCGCCACGTGACCGAGGTACCCTGCGGGTCCACCACAAACACACCCTTACGTCCGTCGCGCGTGGTCAGCGCCTGCTCCGGAACGATGACCGCCGCCTCCTCTCGACCCAGCAGCACCGTGGCATGCACGAACATGCCGGGCTTGAGGCGCAGTTCGAGGTTGGAGGCCCGAAGCTCCACCCGTGCCTGGCGTGTGGATTCCCGGAACACCGGCGCGATGCGCTGGACCACCCCCTGGAATCTCTCTCCGGGAAAGGCGTCCGTCGATATCGTCACATCCTGCCCATGGCGCAGCCGCCCGTATTCCCGCTCGGTGACGAAGAACACCCCCGTGATGGGATCCAGCTCCACGATGCGCAGCAGTGGGGCATTGGCGGCCACGGTCTCTCCCTCGTCCACGTAACGCTCCGCCACCACACGCCGGTCGCTGCCGCCGCGCCAGCCCGCGGCGACCTGGGTGTACCCGAGTCGTATACGCGCGGCTTCGAGCTCCGCCTCGGCACGGGTGACCTGAGCCTTGGTCACCTCCATCGCGGCCAGTTTCGCCAGCTCCTCCGCCTTGGCCGCGTCCCGCTGCGACTCCGAAATGACACCGCGTTCGCGCAACTGCTCGATGCGCTTCAACGCACGCTCGGCGATCTCCAGCAGGCTCCGGGCCTCGGCCCGACTGGCCCGCGCCACCTCCAGATCGGCCCTGGCCCGCGCGACCGCCTGCACATATTCTGCGTCGTCCAGCACCGCGACCACCTGTCCTCGGGTCACCTCGTCGGCCAGATCCGCATTCAGCCGTTCCAGGCGTCCGCCCACCTTGGGCGCCACGACGAACTCGGCGCGTGCCTCGAGGGTACCGGTGAACGTACGCAGCCAGTCGATGGGACCGTGCTCGATCGCGACGACCTCCACCGGCACCACCTGGTTGCCCGCCCCCAGCACCGCCGTCTTCCCGCCATCTTGCAGGCGCTGGTGAATCCCCCATGCCAGGAGCCCTCCCACCCCCAACAGAGCCGCGGTCACGATCAGGATCCTTGCGCGGGGATGTGCCATCGGTGCTGAATTCTGTTCGAAGCCGGATTGAGAAAAGGGCAGTCGACGAGTCTATCATTCCCCCGATTGACCGGCGGCACCGACCACCCGGGACCGATCGCATCGACCCCGCCCCACCGGGAATGTGGCGGTGTCATAAGACGACGCCAGACTCGCCGAGAACCCACCTGGCGATCGAATCCGGAAACACGCGTTTGTATCGCGCCGGCGATTGCGACAGAATTCCCGCTCGCGAAGTTTTGCAGAGAAGTAACCATGTCGATTCCCGAATCCCGAAAAGGCGCCGCGCGCCCGCGACGCCGCTATATCCCCGCTGTGGGACCCAAGCTACGCAAGCTCCTTTACGTCGTGCTGGGGTTGTTCACCCTGTTGTCGTTCAATGCCGTCTACCTCGGCACCATCACCTTGTCGGAATGGCTCACGGGGGAGACCTATCAGAACTACTTCTATCAGTACATGTTCCTGGCGCATCTGACGCTCGGGCTGTTGCTGATCGTCCCGGTCGTCGTCTACGGCGTTATCCATCTCCGCAATGCCCACGAACGGCCCAACCGCCGTGCCGTCAATGTGGGTTACGCGCTGTTTACCGTGGCGCTGATCCTGCTGGCCAGCGGGCTGGTCCTGACGCGGGGTCTACCCCTGGTGGAAGTCCGCCAGCCTTTGGCGCGGGAGACGGCATACTGGCTCCACATCATCGCCCCGTTGCTGGTGGCCTGGCTGTTCGTCCTGCACCGCCTGGCGGGACCGCGGATCAATTGGCGTTTTGGCGGGGCCGTGGCGGGGGTCACGGCATTGTTCGCGGTGGGCATGCTGACGCTCCAGGCCCAGGATCCGCGCCAGTGGAACGAGGCCGGCCCGGCCAGTGGCGAGAAGTACTTCTTCCCGTCCCTGGCGCGCACTGCGACCGGCAATTTTATCCCTGCGAAGACGCTGATGATGGACGACTATTGCCGGGAGTGTCACGCCGATACGCACGAGAAATGGTCGAATAGCGTGCACCGCTTCGCGTCATTCAACAACCCGGCCTACCTGTTCTCGGTACGCAACACACGTGAGTTTTCGCTCGAACGCGACGGCACCGTCCAGGCATCGCGCTTCTGCGCGGGGTGTCATGACCTGGTGCCGTTCTTCAGCGGCGCCTTCGACGATCCCGATTTCGATGACGTGAATCACCCGACCTCGCAGGCCGGCATTACCTGCACCGGTTGCCATGCCATCACCCACATGAACAGCAACCGAGGCAATTCGGATTATACGATCGAGGAGCCGCTGCACTACCCCTTCGCGTTCAGTGACAATCCCTTCCTGCAATGGGTCAATCGCTCGTTGGTCAAGGCCAAGCCGGATTTTCACAAGAAGACCTTCCTGAAACCCCTGCACAGGACGCCGGAATTCTGCGCCGGGTGCCACAAGGTGCACCTGCCTCCCGAACTCAACCACTACAAGTGGCTGCGTGGCCAGGATCACTACGACCCTTATCGCCTGAGCGGGGTATCCGGTCACGGCATCAAGAGCTTCTACTATCCCCCGAAGGCCGAGCACAACTGCGCGGGCTGCCACATGCCGCTCGAGGCTTCGGATGATTTCGGCGCCAGGCCCTTCGACGGCAAGGGGGTGCTCAAGGTGCACGATCACCAGTTCCCTTCCGCCAACACCGCGATCCCGCACCTGCTGGACCTGCCGGACTGGGTCATCGACGCGCACCGCAGATTCCTCGAGGACACCGTACGGGTAGACATCATGGCCCTGCGCGAAGGCGGTACCATCGACGGCAATCCGATCGGGCCGATCCGCCCGCAGATCCCGGCGCTTCGACCCGGCGCCACCTACCTGGTCGAGGTCGTGCTTCGCACCATGAAGCTGGGACATGTCTTCACGCAGGGGACCGCCGATTCCAATGAGGTGTGGCTGGATGTCGCTGCGACCAGCGGCGGCAGGGTCATCGGGCGCAGCGGCGGCCTGGAGGGGGAGACCGGGGAGACGGATCCCTGGTCGCACTTCGTCAACGCCTACGTGATCGACCGCGAGGGGAATCGCATCGATCGCCGCAACCCGGAGAACATCTTTACGGCGCTCTACAGTCACCAGATCCCCCCGGGGGCCGCGGACACCGTGCACTTCGTGCTGCGCGTCCCCGAGGCCGCCGGCCCGAACATCAGGCTGGAGGCGCGCCTGCAGTACCGCAAGTTCGATACCGCATACACGCGCCAGTTCCTGGGCGAGGGTTTCACCCACAACGACCTGCCGATCGTCACCATCGGCAGCGACACCGTGGTGCTGCCGGTCGCCGGTCGCGGCACGGCAGATCCCACGCAGTCGCGCGACATCCCCCCATGGCAGCGCTGGAACGACTACGGCATCGGCCTGTTACGCAAGGGCGGCCCCGGTCAGCTGCGCCAGGCCGAGGAAGCCTTCCGCCGTGTCGAAGCGCTCGGCCGGGCGGACGGACCGTTGAATCTCGCCCGCGTCTACATCCGCGAGGGCCGTCTGGACGAGGCCGTGGACGCGCTGCGCCGGGCCGCCGATCATGAACCGCCGGCCTACCCCTGGTCGGTAGCCTATTTCACCGCGGTGGTGAACCGCCAGAACGGTTACCTGGACAAGGCGCTGCAAGGCTACGCCGATATCGTCAACACGCGGTATCGGGAGGCTCACGAGCGGGAGTTCGACTTCAGCCAGGATTACACCCTGCTGAACGAGTACGCCCAGACCCTGTTCGACCGCTCCAAACTCGAGCGCGGCAACGTCGATCGGCGCACCGCATACCTTCGCGAGGCCGAACGCTGGTTCCAGCTGGTCCTGGAGCTGGATCCCGAGAATGCCGAGGCGTACTACGGGCTGTCGCAGGTGTACACACACCTCGGCGATCCCGACAAGGCACAGACGCACCGTGCCCGCTACGTCAAGTACAAGGCCGACGACAATGCCCGCGACCGGGCGATCGGACTGGCGCGCCAGAAGAGCGCGCCGGCAAATCACGCCGCCGATGCGATCGTCCTTTACGATCTGCAGCGCCCGGGCGCCTACGGACTGGGCGAGCCGCCCACGGAAACGGTGGCTTCGCGATGAACGAGGTACGCAGCTCGGCAGTGCGAAACGAAAGGATGGAACACAACGCAGCCCACGAGGAGGTTCCCCAGGACGATACCGTCATCGCTCGGGCCTTGAAGTGGTCGCTGATCGCGTTGGGCGCCGCCGCCGTACTGGGCGTCGGGACATGGCTGATCCTGCGGCGGGAGGCGCCCGAGCCGGTGGTCCAGGATGCGGCCAGGGTCGTCGCGCAGCCCATCGCCGAAGCGATCGAGGTTGCCCCACCCCCGGTGCGCTTTGCCGACGTGACCCGTGCCGCAGGCGTGGACTTCGTGCATGTGAATGGCGCCTACGGCGAACGTCTCCTCCCGGAGACCATGGGCGGCGGTGTGGCGTTTCTGGACTACGACAACGACGGCCTGCAGGACCTGCTGTTCGTCAATTCCAGCACCTGGCCGTGGCGCACGCAGGAGACGAGGCCTTCACCCCCGGCACTCTACCGCAGTCTCGGCAACGGCAGGTTCGAAAACGTCACCGAGCACACCGGGCTCGGGACGATCGACATGTACGGAATGGGCGCCGCCGTGGCCGACATCAACGGCGACGGTTATTCGGATATCTTCCTGAGCGGCGTCGGTCCGAACCGGCTGCTGCTCAATGAGAAGGGGGAGCGTTTTACCGATGCAACGTCGCAGGCCGGCGTGGCCGGCGATGACGACGCATGGAGCTCGAGCGCGGCGTTCTTCGACTACGACCGGGACGGCGACCTGGATCTGTTCGTGTGCAACTATGTAAAGTGGTCACGCGAGATCGATCTTGGCGTCGACTACCGGCTGACGGGAATCGGACGCGCATACGGCCCGCCGACCAACTACGCAGGGAGTTACTCCTACCTCTACCGCAACAATGGCGACGGCACGTTTACCGATGTCAGCGAGGCGGCGGGCATCCAGATCGACAATCCCGCCACCGGACTACCGGCCGGTAAGGGACTCGCGGTGCATCCGGTCGATATCGACGCCGACGGCTGGCTCGACCTGATGGTCTCCAACGACACGGTGCAGAACTTTCTGTTCCTGAACCAGGGAGACGGCACCTTCGAGGAGAGCGGCATGGCATCGGGCCTGGCCTTCGACAACAGCGGCAAGGCGACCGGCGCCATGGGACTCGATGCCGCCGCCTACAACAATGACAGCGAGCTGGCCATCGCGGTGGGGAATTTCTCCAACGAGATGAGCTCGTTCTACGTCTCCCGCGACGGCAGTGCGTTGTTCACCGACGAGGCCATCGTCTCCGGCGTCGGCGCCGAGAGTCGGCGTGCTCTGAGCTTCGGCGTGTTCTTCTTCGATTACGACCTGGACGGCCGGGCGGACCTGCTCCAGACCAATGGCCACGTCGAGGACGAGATCAACGTGGTGCAGCCGAGTCAACACTACGAGCAGCCTACCCAACTTTTCTGGAACTGCGGGCCGCAGTGCGCGCGCAACTACGTGCACGTGGCGCCGGAAGACACCGGCGATCTGGGGCTACCCGTCGTCGGACGGGGCGCCAGTTACGGGGACATCGACCAGGACGGCGACCTCGACGTGGTGATCACGCAGGTCAATCGCGCGCCGCTGGTATTGCGCAACGACCAGTCGCTAGGTCATCACTGGCTGCGCGTGAAGGTCAAGGGCACGGGTCTCAACCAGGACGCCCTGGGCGCACGCGTCGACATCACCGCCGGCGGGGTCTCGCAGACGCGCACGGTCATGCCCTCGCGCAGCTACCTGGCACAGGTGGAACTGCCGGTTACCTTCGGCCTGGCCGATGCGGCGCGCGTGGATCACCTAAAGGTGACCTGGCCCGACGGGACGACCCGGCAACTCAGCGACGTGGCAGCGGACCAGGTACTCGAGGTGAGTTATCCGGCCGAGGACCTCGATGCCTCGAAAGCATGACCCGGTCTTCCAGCAACGGTAAAGGGGTCAGAACCCTTTAAGGGCGCCTAACTCGATTTGGCTATCGTCCGGAGCCGGCTTCGTCACGGGTTTCTTTGGCCGGCCGCGAGCGCTGTAGCCGACTTTGACGCCAAGTGCCCGTTCGATCTGTGCGCGGAAGCGTTCGTTGCCGAGCGGTGTTCCAGTCTGTAGATGAGGAGCGCACCTCGCGGAGCATTGCGGAATCCGGGTGGGACAAGCATAGGCGGCGATAGGCGTTCTGGCGATCGGCCGGCTGTTTACCAAGGCCCATGTAGAGTCCATGGGGAGAGAGCGACGGATTGGGCTCGCCAAGGGCGTTGGCGCGGTAACTGGATCAGCGATAATCTTCGGGGGTATCGACCATCGCGGCGCGTACGGGATTGAGTTCGATATAGCGGTAGCAGGCGAGCAAATAGCCCTCTTCTTGGATGGCGTTCGCCTTGTAACGGCCTTCCCACAGGGTTCCGGTGAGTTGGTAGCTGTGGTTGATGTTAGGGTACGAACCGTCTGCCGAGTGCCTGTAGCGTGGCACCGATCGCTTCCGCTTTGCGCGGCGTCATCAGCAGATGGATGTGATTCGTCATCAACACGTACGCGTGGATCGAGCAACCGTGATCGCTTGCGGCCTGGCCTAACCACTCGAGGTAGACTCGGTAGTCGTTGTCGTCAAACAACACCGCCTGTCGATTGTTGCCCCGTTGCACGACATGGACGGGAACGCCCGGAAGGAAGAAGCGTCGTTTGCGGGGCATGCACAGACTCCTGGCTACGGTCGGAAGCGTAGGAGTATATCCTAAAAAGGGTTCTGACCCCTTTACTGCTTTACTGCTAACAACATAAGGAGCACATATGTCTATGACAGAAGAACTCAAGGCGATCAAGCCAGAGTACTTTGAAACAGTCGCCAGAAAAGTAGCGAGCGAGAACGATTATTCCGATTATGATCTAACTATAAAGTTTGCTGCGCACCGACGGAAATATGCGATATATGATCTGATCTGTAAGAAAATTGAGAACGACGGAAAACCATTATCAGAAGAAGCACTAATCCATGCAATAGGGTTTGAGCATATGCTGAGAACTTTAATTGTCATAGGCGAAAAAGCTTGCGATAGAAAAGGCACCAAAACATGATTGTGCTAATCGGATAGCCGGGGGTTCTCTGAGGTGGACCCCAATCGTTGGACAGTTGTAGACCGGAAACACAGGATAAATGGGGTCAGCACCCTTATTTCTCTCACGCGGACCGCTGTAGTCGGAAAAGGTTACTGACCCCATTTATCTGAAAACCAGGAATAAGCAGTGATCGATGATTATAAGAAAACAATGAAATTAATAAAGTATATCGAAAAAAATTTGCCGATTTTTGCTTATCCAGCAAAGAATCTCGTTCATTCGTTAAGGGAAAATAATAATCAGAAAATTAAGGCAAAAGAAAAATTAAGAATTGATCGGGTATTATATTTGGGAGATGAAGGTGGTATTGGGTGCTATATCATGATAAAAAACGAGAAAAAAGCACTTATTGTATCTTTAACTCATTTACGCATTGAAAAGAGACATCCCTTATTCAAAGAAATACGAGCTTATCAACTTGAAAGGATACGAAAATTAGGAAATTCAACCTATTTGCCACCAAGGAGAATAGGATCATGAGCAAGAAAGAATCAGAGATAGCGTCTACTGCCAACACATTCAAGCCATACTGCATGTTCTGCGGATCAACTGTTGGTCAGATAAGTGATCGCACGGAAGAGCGTATAACGGCGATATATGATTGTCCAAAATGCAGGATGAATTACTGTGATCAGTGTAGTTACGGAAAAGATATTGAGGGGAAATCAGTGCAATTTTGCTTGCGTTGTGATAGCCCTATTGAGAAGGTGGCGTGACGGGATAGAGTCAGTCCATCAAAGAACGCAATGGCAGCGGGGATGAGTTCGATCTTAAGCAGTATGTTTATATGTTTACATCACTAAAGAAGGACGGGAGTATCTTAAGCTTCGGGACGACTTGCTGAGGACTTTAGAGCCTCGGAATCTGGTGAGAGCTGTACTGACCAGGTTTATCTTTACTCTTTCGGAACAAAACCGCAAACTCGCGCAAAACTGGGATTGATCTTGAGCAGGAGGTGAACCTGCTCTGGCTCGGCGGGAAATCCCATCAAGGGCGCACCGATGAAACTCTTGAGCAAACCGAAAAAACATTTCGGCTTACGACCGATCAGGCGCAGTGGAACCACCCCTGGAGCGAGCTACAGCGGATCCACCTCGAGGGCTTTGAATTCCACGACGTTACCTTGATAGAGAATCTGTGGAGACGGTTCTTGTGGCGCCTGCATCGTTGCACGATCGAACAATAGGCGTTGCCTGGCTTGTTCTTTGTCTCCAATGGGGTTTCGTTGTCGCCTACCGACGCTTGTCTCTGAGATTAAATTCGTAGAGCGCGTCGTCATAGGCCGCCGCAGGGTAACGATAATCCTCCCAAGGAAAATTGTGCAAGATCGCAAACCATTCCCCATCAATGGTATTGAGCAGGTATTGATTGTCTGCATGAACCTCATGAATGAGCGCGATTTGGTGGTCTTGTGCGACGTGGGGTGTTAGCATTCGGGCATTCCCTTGTTTTGCGCTAATTTATGCAAAGGCTCTTTAGATTGAACTTGCCTAACCCGCCCATACAGCTGACTCGCTATCGCTCGCGGCTGATGGGCAACGTCAGCGAATGGTCGCCCGACGTGAGTGAATTGATTTCAACCATCATCTATCAATTTAACAGAGGGGAAAGACCGTGAAAGCCAATGCGCTTTTTCTGCTAGTGACAGCGGCCACAATACCACTTAGCCTAACTGCCAAAGACACTCATTTCAGTGCACATAGTCCAGTGTCCGATCACGTAATCGCCGAGCAAAGACACGATCTTGCGGTGAGCACTGAGGGCAAAGGGTTTGGCCCCCAGGCACCACGCGATATTGATTCAGCGACGGGAAATAACAACGTAGCATTCAACGTGGCGCCGGGATACGGTGAGATGAATCTGTGTAATATTCATTTTCATAAGAACGCGGAGCATGCCGGAGGCGAGTTTACAAAATATGCTGGTAATGGTGATGGGCACGGGTACCTGAGTGGTTATCAGTATTCGGGTCATCTAACAAAGTCAGAGTTGGTACCTATAGACGATAAAATTTGCCCAAGCGAGCACGGCAGTCTATATCCGGGAGACACCATTGAAGTCCACTATGTTTATTCCACCGCGCGGGTTAAACCGGGTCCTACTCTGGGCTCCTGTCTCAGTGACGCGATTAAAAATCCACAATTGCGTGTAGAAGCGCAGGTGTATGTCTTGGTAAATGACGGTAATGCCTTAGATTTTGGTGACTTAACCAAGCATGGACAGAAACATGGTTTATACCAGGCATTGAATCTTCCTGATAATACGGGCACTCCGGTTCAATACGCGGGTTCAACCACTGGTCCCACTTACAACGAGGTAGGCTCTCCTTTTCAGGTAAGTTGGAGTGTCCGACCCAAAGTCGCCAAGGTCAATATTGCAACCGTTGGCGAGTGGTGCAAAGGAAATGTCTTCGACGAAGATCATGCGCATGGAGTAAGAAATCTAGTTAAAAATCCTGATCTTCTTTCCACAATCGAGCGATAATGTTCACTGTGACCTAAATTATCGCTAACGACTGAGGTTAGATCGTGAGATTGAAGCGAACCATGATCTGAACCCATCTCTGCAGCGGACACTAGTCCCGTCACCCATGGCGTTACCGCGCCAATTGCGCCGCCTCAAGTGCTGCTGACCCCAAGCGTGCACAGCAAATGCACGCCGACATCAATCAGGCCCGAGTGGGTCGCCCTATCCATCGAGGCTAGTCACCATCAGCGGCCAGACAGAGCTGAATGCTATCCGAGTTTGAACACAGGTGCGTACACAAGCGCCGAGAGCGCAAGGCTAACCATCAGGGAATTAACCATAATGTCATCAATGGCTTGAGAGCCGAGCCCCGCTTCTGCTTCGGCAAGTAGACGACGTCGATCTGTGGTTATCCGCTCGCCTGGAGCGGCATCGCGGACTCAAGTAGAATCCCGCAAGCTGTTTTGGCTTGGTTTGCGAGCCGTGTGAAGGGGGATTGCTGTGTATCCAGAGGCAGGTCGAGATCGACTCGGGATGGCGAACCGCGTTGACGGTACACACGTTCCACCTCGCCGTTCGAACACCTCGGCCTCGATGCAGGTAGCCTGAGCCAGTGGATTTCCCAGAGACATTCGATGTCATCGTGGTCGGTGGCGGTCACGCGGGCACCGAGGCAGCGCTGGCATCGGCGCGGTCTGGCGCCAGCACGCTGCTGCTGACGCACAACATCGAGACCATCGGTCAGATGAGCTGCAATCCCGCGATCGGGGGGATTGGCAAGAGCCATCTGGTCAAGGAGATCGACGCCATGGGCGGGGTCATGGCCCGGGCGGCGGATCGCGCCGGTATCCACTTTCGGATCCTGAACCGCCGCAAGGGCCCCGCGGTCCGGGCCACGCGGGCTCAGGCGGACCGACAGCTCTACCGTGCGGCCATTCGCGAGGCGATCGAATCACAGCCCGGTCTCTCCCTGTTTCAGGGGGCGGTCGACGACATCCTCCTCGCGCGGGACCGGGTGTGCGGTGTGGTCACCCAGCTCGGTATGAGGATTCGATCCCGGGCCGTCGTGCTGACCGTGGGCACCTTTCTCGACGGCAGGATTCACGTCGGGGAGGCGGGTCACCCCGGCGGGCGGGCGGGCGACCCGCCGGCCCGCCGGCTGGCCGGCCGGTTGCGGGAACTCTCCCCGCTTGCGGGTCGCCTGAAGACCGGGACACCACCGCGCATCGACGGTCGGACGGTAGATTTCGAAGCCCTGACCCCGCAGCCGGGCGACGAACCGCGGCCGGTGTTCTCCTATCTCGGCGATCCGGCGCAGCATCCCGAACAGGTCCATTGCCATATCACCCGCACCAACCCGCGCACCCACGAGATCATCGCCGCCGCGCTGGATCGTTCGCCGATCTACAGCGGGGCGATCGAGGGCATAGGGCCCCGCTATTGTCCCTCCATCGAGGACAAGATCGTGCGCTTCGCGGACCGCGATTCGCACCAGATCTTCATCGAGCCGGAGGGCCTGGTATCTCGCGAGATCTATCCCAACGGCATCTCGACCAGTCTGCCGTTCGACGTCCAGTTCGCGCTGGTCCGCAGCATCAGGGGATTCGAACGGGCCGCCATCACACGCCCCGGCTACGCCATCGAGTACGACTACTTCGATCCGCGTGGCCTGCGGGCGGACCTCGAGACTCGGGAGATCGAAGGGCTGTACTTCGCGGGCCAGATCAACGGGACGACCGGTTACGAGGAGGCCGCCGCCCAGGGGCTGGTTGCCGGTATCAACGCCGCCCGCCTCGTTGCCGGAAAGGACCCGTGGATCCCGAGGCGCGACGAGGCGTACATGGGGGTGATGATCGACGATCTGGTGACCCGCGGTACATTGGAGCCCTATCGGAT
This genomic stretch from Gammaproteobacteria bacterium harbors:
- a CDS encoding tetratricopeptide repeat protein; this encodes MSIPESRKGAARPRRRYIPAVGPKLRKLLYVVLGLFTLLSFNAVYLGTITLSEWLTGETYQNYFYQYMFLAHLTLGLLLIVPVVVYGVIHLRNAHERPNRRAVNVGYALFTVALILLASGLVLTRGLPLVEVRQPLARETAYWLHIIAPLLVAWLFVLHRLAGPRINWRFGGAVAGVTALFAVGMLTLQAQDPRQWNEAGPASGEKYFFPSLARTATGNFIPAKTLMMDDYCRECHADTHEKWSNSVHRFASFNNPAYLFSVRNTREFSLERDGTVQASRFCAGCHDLVPFFSGAFDDPDFDDVNHPTSQAGITCTGCHAITHMNSNRGNSDYTIEEPLHYPFAFSDNPFLQWVNRSLVKAKPDFHKKTFLKPLHRTPEFCAGCHKVHLPPELNHYKWLRGQDHYDPYRLSGVSGHGIKSFYYPPKAEHNCAGCHMPLEASDDFGARPFDGKGVLKVHDHQFPSANTAIPHLLDLPDWVIDAHRRFLEDTVRVDIMALREGGTIDGNPIGPIRPQIPALRPGATYLVEVVLRTMKLGHVFTQGTADSNEVWLDVAATSGGRVIGRSGGLEGETGETDPWSHFVNAYVIDREGNRIDRRNPENIFTALYSHQIPPGAADTVHFVLRVPEAAGPNIRLEARLQYRKFDTAYTRQFLGEGFTHNDLPIVTIGSDTVVLPVAGRGTADPTQSRDIPPWQRWNDYGIGLLRKGGPGQLRQAEEAFRRVEALGRADGPLNLARVYIREGRLDEAVDALRRAADHEPPAYPWSVAYFTAVVNRQNGYLDKALQGYADIVNTRYREAHEREFDFSQDYTLLNEYAQTLFDRSKLERGNVDRRTAYLREAERWFQLVLELDPENAEAYYGLSQVYTHLGDPDKAQTHRARYVKYKADDNARDRAIGLARQKSAPANHAADAIVLYDLQRPGAYGLGEPPTETVASR
- a CDS encoding CRTAC1 family protein, producing MEHNAAHEEVPQDDTVIARALKWSLIALGAAAVLGVGTWLILRREAPEPVVQDAARVVAQPIAEAIEVAPPPVRFADVTRAAGVDFVHVNGAYGERLLPETMGGGVAFLDYDNDGLQDLLFVNSSTWPWRTQETRPSPPALYRSLGNGRFENVTEHTGLGTIDMYGMGAAVADINGDGYSDIFLSGVGPNRLLLNEKGERFTDATSQAGVAGDDDAWSSSAAFFDYDRDGDLDLFVCNYVKWSREIDLGVDYRLTGIGRAYGPPTNYAGSYSYLYRNNGDGTFTDVSEAAGIQIDNPATGLPAGKGLAVHPVDIDADGWLDLMVSNDTVQNFLFLNQGDGTFEESGMASGLAFDNSGKATGAMGLDAAAYNNDSELAIAVGNFSNEMSSFYVSRDGSALFTDEAIVSGVGAESRRALSFGVFFFDYDLDGRADLLQTNGHVEDEINVVQPSQHYEQPTQLFWNCGPQCARNYVHVAPEDTGDLGLPVVGRGASYGDIDQDGDLDVVITQVNRAPLVLRNDQSLGHHWLRVKVKGTGLNQDALGARVDITAGGVSQTRTVMPSRSYLAQVELPVTFGLADAARVDHLKVTWPDGTTRQLSDVAADQVLEVSYPAEDLDASKA
- the mnmG gene encoding tRNA uridine-5-carboxymethylaminomethyl(34) synthesis enzyme MnmG, with the protein product MDFPETFDVIVVGGGHAGTEAALASARSGASTLLLTHNIETIGQMSCNPAIGGIGKSHLVKEIDAMGGVMARAADRAGIHFRILNRRKGPAVRATRAQADRQLYRAAIREAIESQPGLSLFQGAVDDILLARDRVCGVVTQLGMRIRSRAVVLTVGTFLDGRIHVGEAGHPGGRAGDPPARRLAGRLRELSPLAGRLKTGTPPRIDGRTVDFEALTPQPGDEPRPVFSYLGDPAQHPEQVHCHITRTNPRTHEIIAAALDRSPIYSGAIEGIGPRYCPSIEDKIVRFADRDSHQIFIEPEGLVSREIYPNGISTSLPFDVQFALVRSIRGFERAAITRPGYAIEYDYFDPRGLRADLETREIEGLYFAGQINGTTGYEEAAAQGLVAGINAARLVAGKDPWIPRRDEAYMGVMIDDLVTRGTLEPYRMFTSRAEHRLILRQDNADIRLTAKARDLGLVDDRRWARFEQKVEAIERERQRLRDTRLKPETVDLPDVEINRDVSLEELLRRPEIDYATLMRLTAAGPGVADAQVAEQVEIDARYSGYIARQHEEIRRTSRQEGLALPREIDYSGIHGLSNEIRQKLTETRPGTIGQASRVPGVTPAAISILLVHLKSRPRRTKQSA